From Companilactobacillus heilongjiangensis, one genomic window encodes:
- a CDS encoding alpha-glucoside-specific PTS transporter subunit IIBC: MMQKLQKFGAAMFVPVLLFSFAGLIVAFGSLFTNPEIFHNLAQPTTSWYGIWFTIEEGGWTIFRQIPLLFVVGLPIGLAKKSQGRAALESLVTYLTFNYFIGGMLSQWGPFFGVNNYAKDITANSTNGGLTMIAGIKTLDTSIVGALVVAGIVVWLHNRYFDKKLPEWLGTFQGSSYVVILGFISMFALAFVTCLVWPKIQLGISSLQGFMKNTGVIGVWVYCFLQRVLIPTGLHHFIYIPFQYGPAAVAGGLQPYWLNHLADFAGSTQSLKALAPSMGFELFGNEKVFGIPAICYAFYVTAKKDRKKQTAALLIPAGLTSIAAGITEPVEFTFLFAAPVLWFVHSFLAATMDATMYAFGVVGQFDGGLIQFISMDWIPLWANHWHTWVTQIIIGLIFALIYFVVFKTLIEKFDFATPGREAEGEATKLINKKEYKSKKATGTDASNPYIERAQAYLSGLGGTKNIEDMTSCATRLRITVKDPEKVESDEMFKSNKAVAVVRHGKAIQVIVGLDVAQVLEKMQELSSGPIEPGEDNNSEPTTTKDLTPIQQRALLILDSLGTIENVENIETNDGKITVTVVDPASVDSKDIFDDLGLNIDDVQLNDKKATISMKDAELYAHTMLSMI; this comes from the coding sequence ATGATGCAGAAATTGCAAAAATTTGGTGCTGCAATGTTTGTTCCTGTCTTGTTATTCTCATTTGCAGGGTTAATTGTAGCCTTTGGATCACTATTCACTAATCCAGAAATCTTTCATAACTTAGCTCAACCAACGACAAGTTGGTATGGCATCTGGTTCACCATTGAAGAAGGTGGCTGGACAATCTTTAGACAGATTCCGCTACTATTCGTTGTTGGTTTGCCAATTGGGTTGGCTAAGAAATCTCAAGGACGTGCAGCTCTGGAGTCGTTAGTAACATATCTAACGTTTAATTACTTTATTGGTGGAATGTTAAGCCAATGGGGACCATTCTTTGGTGTTAATAATTATGCCAAAGATATCACCGCAAATTCTACTAACGGTGGTTTAACTATGATTGCCGGGATTAAGACGCTGGATACAAGTATTGTCGGTGCCTTAGTTGTAGCTGGGATTGTAGTTTGGTTACACAACCGATATTTTGATAAGAAGTTGCCTGAATGGTTAGGTACCTTCCAAGGATCATCATATGTTGTTATTTTAGGATTTATTAGTATGTTTGCTTTAGCTTTCGTTACTTGTCTTGTATGGCCTAAGATTCAGTTAGGTATTTCAAGTCTTCAAGGATTCATGAAGAATACAGGTGTTATTGGTGTTTGGGTATATTGTTTCTTACAACGTGTACTTATTCCTACCGGACTACATCACTTCATTTATATTCCATTCCAATATGGTCCAGCTGCTGTTGCTGGTGGTCTACAACCATACTGGTTAAATCATTTGGCAGACTTTGCCGGCAGCACACAATCCCTAAAAGCTCTTGCTCCATCAATGGGATTTGAATTGTTTGGTAATGAAAAAGTATTTGGTATTCCTGCTATTTGTTACGCATTCTATGTTACGGCCAAAAAAGACCGTAAGAAGCAAACAGCTGCTTTGTTGATTCCCGCTGGATTAACTTCAATTGCAGCTGGTATTACAGAACCTGTTGAATTTACATTCTTGTTTGCTGCTCCAGTACTATGGTTTGTTCACTCATTCCTAGCAGCTACAATGGATGCAACTATGTATGCTTTTGGTGTTGTTGGTCAATTTGATGGTGGTTTAATTCAGTTTATTAGTATGGATTGGATTCCACTTTGGGCAAATCACTGGCACACATGGGTTACTCAAATCATTATTGGACTAATTTTTGCATTAATTTATTTTGTTGTATTCAAAACTTTGATTGAGAAATTTGATTTTGCAACACCAGGTCGTGAGGCTGAAGGTGAGGCTACAAAATTAATTAATAAGAAAGAATATAAGTCAAAGAAAGCAACTGGTACAGATGCATCAAATCCTTATATTGAACGTGCACAAGCATATCTTTCTGGTTTAGGTGGTACTAAGAACATTGAAGATATGACAAGTTGTGCTACAAGATTACGTATTACTGTTAAGGATCCAGAGAAGGTTGAATCTGATGAAATGTTTAAATCTAATAAAGCAGTTGCAGTGGTAAGACACGGTAAAGCAATTCAAGTTATTGTTGGATTGGATGTTGCCCAAGTTCTTGAAAAGATGCAGGAATTATCATCAGGTCCAATTGAACCTGGAGAAGATAATAATTCTGAACCAACTACTACTAAAGATTTAACGCCTATTCAGCAGAGAGCGCTGTTAATCTTGGATTCATTGGGAACTATTGAAAATGTTGAAAATATTGAAACAAATGATGGAAAGATAACTGTTACCGTCGTAGATCCCGCTTCAGTTGACTCAAAAGATATATTTGATGATTTAGGATTAAATATTGATGATGTTCAACTTAATGATAAAAAGGCAACTATTAGTATGAAAGATGCCGAATTATATGCTCATACGATGCTATCGATGATTTAA
- a CDS encoding MurR/RpiR family transcriptional regulator has product MKLDSYIYKHFDDLNPNDKSVISFILNNSKKVINMNINEVAKACLVSPSAVFRLTRKIGLSGFNQLKFILAEDQEFIASKGNTNFVKDTKNAIDYTVHQFETTKINNLYEKMDNAPNIYVYSTGWVQEIIANQLQRNFFLVGKNVYALPSAVSELAKVSHRLKENDILIVVSYTGENSELVNTVKEIALRGISTIAFTPFNQNKLAGVCEFSLNYNTVECPMPDDKEGSEIFFTGVYVLNDLLVMGYSNYVINK; this is encoded by the coding sequence TTGAAATTAGATTCATATATTTATAAACATTTTGATGATTTGAATCCAAATGACAAATCAGTTATTAGTTTCATATTAAATAATAGCAAAAAGGTTATTAATATGAATATTAATGAGGTGGCCAAGGCATGTTTAGTTTCACCATCGGCAGTTTTTAGGCTTACTAGGAAAATTGGATTGTCAGGATTTAACCAGCTGAAATTTATCTTAGCTGAGGATCAAGAATTTATCGCATCAAAGGGTAACACTAATTTTGTTAAGGATACGAAAAATGCTATTGATTATACGGTCCACCAGTTTGAAACTACTAAGATAAATAATCTATATGAAAAGATGGATAATGCACCTAATATTTATGTTTATTCGACTGGCTGGGTTCAAGAAATAATTGCAAATCAATTACAGAGAAATTTTTTTCTAGTCGGTAAAAATGTATATGCTTTACCGTCAGCCGTAAGTGAATTAGCTAAAGTTTCACATCGTCTTAAAGAAAATGATATTTTAATTGTCGTCTCTTATACCGGAGAGAATAGTGAATTGGTAAATACAGTTAAAGAGATTGCTTTAAGGGGAATCTCAACGATTGCCTTTACACCATTTAATCAAAATAAGTTAGCAGGTGTTTGCGAATTTAGCTTAAATTACAATACCGTTGAATGTCCAATGCCAGATGACAAAGAAGGTAGTGAGATTTTCTTTACAGGTGTTTATGTACTAAACGATTTATTAGTAATGGGATACTCGAATTATGTAATTAACAAATAG
- a CDS encoding PTS sugar transporter subunit IIA — protein MFGFGKKKDKVVAVADGKLIPLAEVKDDVFSEKLMGDGFAVIPSDDNVYSPISGTVSTVFPTGHALGITTDKGLEVLVHMGLDTVELNGAPFISKVKQGQEINKGDLLSLMDVDSVKNSGRDSVVVVVYTNMNLISDVPDISEKAVSHGEDVGEVRYK, from the coding sequence ATGTTTGGATTTGGTAAAAAGAAAGATAAGGTAGTAGCTGTTGCTGATGGGAAACTAATTCCCCTCGCAGAGGTAAAGGATGATGTATTTTCTGAAAAATTAATGGGAGATGGTTTTGCTGTAATACCATCAGATGATAATGTCTATTCACCAATTAGTGGTACCGTCTCTACTGTTTTCCCTACGGGTCATGCACTAGGTATTACGACGGATAAAGGACTAGAAGTGTTAGTTCATATGGGATTAGATACTGTAGAACTAAATGGTGCACCATTTATTAGTAAAGTTAAACAGGGACAAGAAATTAATAAAGGCGATCTATTATCGTTAATGGATGTCGATTCGGTTAAAAATTCTGGACGTGATAGTGTTGTAGTCGTTGTTTATACTAATATGAATTTGATATCCGATGTACCTGACATCAGTGAAAAAGCTGTTAGTCACGGTGAAGATGTGGGGGAAGTTCGGTATAAGTAA
- a CDS encoding glycoside hydrolase family 13 protein: MAQNDWWKKSVVYQVYPRSYQDSNGDGVGDIPGLTSRLEYIKDLGADVIWLNPIYKSPDKDNGYDISDYRNIQADYGTMDDFEKLLQRAHVLGLKIMMDLVVNHTSDQNKWFQESKKSKDNPYRDYYVWRDPVDGHAPNNWGSYFNGPAWKFDEETGQYYLHLFADGQPDLNWENPKVRDEVWDIMRFWLDKGVDGFRMDVINLISKPSGLPDGPQAPGERYANVAKVVADGPRLNEFLQEMNKKVLSKYDVMTVGEMPGSTPEDAIKYTGLDSHELNMVFQFDHVDLASNPDERLSKWNDEPVKLVDLKKSLSKWETSLDGKGWNSLYWNNHDQPRTVSRFGTDEPKYRVRAAKMLGTTLHMMQGTPYVYEGEEIGMTNVHYTKLSQYEDLESLNAYHEFVDEEKIVDKDTMLKYLSHMSRDNARTPMQWDNSENGGFTSGKPWFELNPNYDMINARDSLSDKNSIFYYYKKLIDLRHKSDLIVYGDYELLDPNDDKVFAYKRHYNGETLLVISNFTDQNLSRDYKQNEAKLLISNYEDDEDTKLRAYESKVYLFK; the protein is encoded by the coding sequence ATGGCACAAAATGATTGGTGGAAAAAATCAGTAGTTTATCAGGTTTATCCAAGAAGTTATCAGGATAGTAATGGTGATGGTGTTGGGGATATTCCCGGTTTAACAAGTCGGTTAGAGTATATTAAAGATTTGGGCGCAGATGTTATTTGGTTAAACCCAATCTATAAATCACCAGATAAAGATAATGGGTATGATATTAGCGATTATCGCAATATCCAAGCTGATTATGGAACTATGGATGATTTTGAGAAATTACTTCAACGCGCCCATGTCTTAGGCTTGAAAATTATGATGGATTTGGTGGTAAACCATACTTCAGATCAGAATAAATGGTTCCAGGAGAGTAAAAAATCCAAAGATAATCCATATCGTGATTATTATGTTTGGCGCGACCCTGTTGATGGCCATGCTCCAAATAACTGGGGATCTTACTTCAATGGACCTGCATGGAAATTTGATGAAGAAACTGGCCAATATTATTTACACTTATTTGCTGATGGACAGCCCGACTTAAATTGGGAAAATCCTAAAGTGCGTGATGAAGTTTGGGATATAATGCGTTTTTGGTTAGATAAAGGCGTTGACGGATTTAGAATGGACGTTATTAATTTGATTTCTAAACCATCAGGATTGCCAGATGGTCCACAAGCACCAGGTGAACGTTATGCTAACGTTGCTAAAGTGGTTGCTGATGGTCCAAGATTAAATGAATTTCTTCAGGAAATGAATAAAAAAGTTCTTTCGAAATATGATGTGATGACTGTTGGTGAAATGCCAGGATCAACACCTGAAGATGCTATTAAATATACAGGGTTGGATTCTCATGAGTTGAATATGGTATTTCAATTTGACCATGTGGATTTGGCTTCTAATCCAGATGAGCGACTATCTAAATGGAATGATGAACCGGTTAAACTTGTTGATTTGAAAAAGTCATTGAGTAAGTGGGAAACGTCATTAGATGGTAAAGGCTGGAATAGCTTGTACTGGAATAACCACGATCAACCAAGAACAGTCTCTCGATTCGGAACAGATGAGCCTAAATATAGAGTCCGTGCTGCCAAGATGTTGGGAACCACTTTACATATGATGCAAGGAACACCTTATGTGTATGAGGGTGAAGAAATAGGTATGACGAATGTCCACTATACTAAACTGTCACAATATGAGGATTTGGAATCATTGAATGCTTATCATGAATTTGTTGACGAAGAAAAAATTGTTGATAAGGATACGATGCTGAAATATCTTTCACACATGTCTCGTGATAATGCGAGAACACCTATGCAATGGGATAATAGTGAGAATGGTGGATTTACAAGCGGAAAGCCATGGTTCGAGCTTAATCCAAATTACGATATGATTAATGCTAGAGATAGTTTATCGGACAAGAATTCTATTTTCTATTATTATAAGAAACTAATCGATTTGCGTCATAAGAGTGATTTGATTGTTTATGGTGATTATGAGTTGCTTGATCCTAATGATGACAAAGTATTTGCCTATAAACGTCATTATAATGGTGAAACTTTATTGGTTATAAGTAACTTTACCGATCAGAATTTGTCACGTGATTACAAACAAAACGAAGCTAAGTTATTAATTAGTAACTATGAAGACGATGAAGATACTAAATTAAGAGCTTATGAGAGTAAAGTCTACTTATTTAAATAG
- a CDS encoding class-II fumarase/aspartase family protein, whose amino-acid sequence MGALYDSKTKTMFDHGVRYFFTDEAKYRSWIYVEVILAQSQAELGYIPDKAAKEITKKAKYENLDFKQMEHIYERVGHGFVPFVKVLADTCGEAGKYIHYGVTTQNIQQTSELLIIREVDKRFMMVISEILDNLAKLAASNSNTVMPGRTHGKHAVPITFGFKVAGWIQNFLNDINRLQELESRVFNSMMGGAVGAYNSMGEYGPKINRLVAKKLDMKPMPIPLRNISAQKIEYMNALCLLATSCDRIAQEVYATSIEEYGEVSEPFFHGTIGSSTMPHKINPKLSKGIIANAQKLYSVPVSAYYSSTRPFEADSSSNMLFDGLLNESLELVTEVLLRTEELTRGLQVHKTKMDQNAHINDGLDNSEYVMMKVAQKLGKDQAHSMIYKLAMEAEQSDEGYEDVLLSNEYLRNTFSKEELECMLKPEKYTGLSSEIAIEFSKKAKIESDELKKRYKKRLEF is encoded by the coding sequence ATGGGTGCATTGTATGATTCAAAAACAAAAACGATGTTTGATCATGGAGTTCGTTATTTTTTCACGGATGAGGCTAAATATCGATCATGGATTTATGTCGAAGTTATATTGGCACAGTCCCAGGCAGAGCTAGGCTATATACCAGATAAGGCAGCTAAAGAAATAACTAAAAAAGCAAAATATGAGAATCTAGACTTTAAGCAAATGGAACATATATATGAAAGGGTGGGCCACGGGTTTGTTCCTTTCGTAAAGGTACTTGCTGATACTTGTGGGGAGGCAGGGAAGTACATCCATTACGGCGTAACCACGCAAAATATTCAACAAACAAGTGAACTTTTAATAATAAGAGAAGTAGATAAACGATTTATGATGGTTATTTCAGAAATATTGGATAATTTGGCTAAATTGGCAGCAAGTAATAGCAATACTGTAATGCCAGGTAGAACACATGGAAAACACGCAGTACCAATAACTTTTGGATTTAAGGTGGCTGGCTGGATTCAAAACTTTCTTAATGATATCAATAGATTACAAGAATTGGAGTCAAGAGTGTTTAATTCAATGATGGGAGGAGCAGTTGGGGCCTATAATTCAATGGGAGAGTACGGACCTAAAATTAATAGGTTAGTTGCTAAAAAGCTAGATATGAAACCAATGCCTATTCCATTACGCAATATTTCGGCTCAAAAAATAGAATATATGAATGCTTTATGCTTGTTAGCAACATCATGTGATCGAATAGCACAGGAGGTTTATGCAACCTCTATTGAAGAATACGGTGAAGTTTCAGAACCCTTTTTTCATGGTACCATCGGAAGTAGTACTATGCCTCATAAAATAAATCCCAAACTTTCAAAGGGCATTATTGCAAATGCACAAAAATTATATTCAGTCCCTGTTTCAGCTTATTACTCTTCTACTAGACCATTTGAGGCCGATAGTTCTTCAAATATGTTATTTGATGGCCTACTCAATGAGTCCTTGGAATTGGTTACTGAAGTGTTGCTAAGGACTGAAGAATTGACACGGGGCCTTCAAGTTCATAAGACAAAGATGGACCAAAATGCACATATTAATGATGGGCTAGATAATAGTGAGTACGTTATGATGAAAGTTGCGCAAAAGTTAGGAAAAGATCAAGCTCATTCAATGATTTATAAATTAGCTATGGAGGCTGAGCAGTCAGATGAAGGATATGAAGATGTATTATTATCTAATGAATATCTTCGGAACACATTTAGTAAAGAAGAACTTGAATGTATGCTAAAACCTGAAAAATATACTGGATTATCAAGTGAAATAGCTATTGAATTTTCGAAGAAGGCAAAAATAGAGTCTGACGAATTAAAAAAGCGGTATAAAAAACGATTAGAATTTTAG
- a CDS encoding PTS transporter subunit EIIC: MKKGMQQFSRSAIIPIKFMAVMGLFLAFAVLMQLEFMPTFVQSTGAMIKSMMDAMMNNLSIIFCVAIASSMAKKNKLEAGVLAVIVFLMFLAANNAWLSSQHMLAKEGAVGLYGTGQNLVLGFQVVDMNVFLGMLLGILTAFIHNKFGEKKFIDVFSIYGGPRLAFIVMIPVTLALAISLCYVWPVINKGINSTSNFILGAGAIGVFLYGFGNRFLIPTGLHHLLWMPFCFTAIGGTATIAGKVYTGAVNIFYAEMANVGSITSLDPSIRFAFFGFSKIFACIPIALAIIHMANKNRQDEIKGMVLPGAFVGTVAGITEPLDFAYLFAAPQLWFLHSVLAGLSEALLWQFGIRTFVKDGVIDTTVSNAVFSPSLTKVHWFIIFGLVMSAVWYFSFVFLIKKLDLKTPGREDIPDLAVAGVGAADVNTMQPTVAMSSNNGSKFDTLVEGLGGRENIETLNNCFTRLRIDVLDQEKINQEKIKLFPGQKGVIIDKNNVQVVMGMGVQTIREEMAEELGME; the protein is encoded by the coding sequence ATGAAAAAAGGAATGCAACAATTTTCAAGATCCGCTATCATTCCGATTAAGTTCATGGCTGTTATGGGATTATTCTTAGCTTTTGCTGTCCTAATGCAACTAGAATTTATGCCTACTTTTGTTCAAAGTACTGGTGCGATGATTAAGTCTATGATGGATGCCATGATGAATAATTTATCAATTATTTTTTGTGTAGCAATTGCATCGTCTATGGCAAAAAAGAACAAATTAGAGGCTGGAGTTTTGGCCGTGATAGTTTTCTTAATGTTTTTGGCTGCTAATAATGCGTGGCTATCTTCTCAACATATGTTGGCAAAAGAAGGAGCCGTTGGATTATATGGAACTGGTCAAAATTTAGTTTTAGGATTTCAAGTAGTTGATATGAACGTATTTTTAGGTATGTTGTTGGGTATTTTAACGGCATTTATTCACAATAAGTTTGGTGAAAAGAAATTTATTGATGTTTTTAGTATTTATGGAGGTCCAAGATTGGCCTTTATCGTTATGATTCCTGTGACGCTGGCATTAGCAATTAGTCTTTGTTATGTATGGCCTGTCATCAATAAAGGGATTAATAGTACTTCGAATTTCATTTTAGGTGCCGGGGCAATTGGTGTCTTTCTGTATGGCTTTGGTAATCGTTTCTTGATTCCAACTGGATTACACCATCTGTTATGGATGCCATTCTGTTTCACAGCAATTGGTGGAACAGCAACTATTGCAGGCAAGGTTTATACAGGGGCTGTAAATATTTTCTACGCGGAAATGGCTAATGTTGGTAGTATCACATCATTAGACCCATCAATCCGATTTGCTTTCTTCGGATTTTCAAAGATTTTTGCATGTATTCCAATTGCCTTAGCTATTATTCATATGGCAAATAAGAATCGACAAGATGAAATCAAAGGGATGGTTTTACCTGGAGCATTTGTCGGTACTGTCGCAGGTATTACTGAACCACTAGATTTTGCATATCTATTTGCAGCACCACAATTATGGTTCCTACACAGTGTACTAGCGGGCTTATCAGAAGCTCTATTATGGCAGTTTGGAATTAGAACATTTGTAAAGGATGGAGTAATTGATACCACAGTTTCTAATGCAGTGTTTAGCCCATCATTAACAAAAGTCCATTGGTTTATTATCTTTGGCCTAGTTATGTCAGCGGTTTGGTACTTCTCATTTGTATTCTTAATTAAGAAATTAGATCTAAAGACACCTGGTCGTGAAGATATTCCTGATTTAGCGGTTGCCGGTGTTGGAGCTGCTGATGTAAATACAATGCAACCAACTGTAGCAATGTCATCAAATAATGGTTCTAAATTTGACACATTAGTTGAAGGACTAGGTGGCAGAGAAAATATTGAAACATTAAATAATTGTTTTACACGTTTAAGAATTGATGTTTTAGATCAAGAAAAGATAAATCAAGAAAAAATTAAATTATTCCCAGGTCAAAAAGGGGTAATTATTGATAAGAATAATGTCCAAGTTGTTATGGGAATGGGTGTGCAAACAATTCGAGAAGAAATGGCTGAAGAATTAGGTATGGAATAA
- a CDS encoding 6-phospho-alpha-glucosidase produces MLEKKSVVIAGGGSTYTAGIVMMLINNQDKFPLKSLKFYDNDFERQKVVADACEIIIRERAPEIEFVATTDPEVAFKDVDFVMAHIRQGGLKMREMDEKIPMKYDVVGQETCGPGGIAYGMRSITGVVELIDYMEEYSPNAWMLNYSNPASIVAEATRVMRPNAKIINICDMPVAIKQGMADIVGLKSGNDIVDRYYGLNHYGWWTEILDKDGNDLMPKLKEHVKEYGYGPDTSGNDNPLLMEQSWMDTFTKAKDIYAVDPDTLPNTYLKYYLYPDYVVKHTDPNHTRANEVMENREKNVFTECRNITSKGTAEDTTLEAGEHAEFIVQLAGALSYNTHERMLLIVENNGAIANIENDAMVEVPCIVSKRGYEPLAMGKIPTFQKGMIEQQVSVEKLVVQAYMEKSYQKLWKALTLSATVPSAGVAKLILDDLQEANKEYWPELS; encoded by the coding sequence ATGTTAGAAAAAAAATCAGTTGTTATTGCAGGTGGAGGAAGTACTTACACTGCCGGAATTGTAATGATGTTAATTAATAATCAAGATAAATTCCCATTAAAATCTCTTAAATTTTATGATAATGATTTTGAACGTCAAAAAGTTGTTGCCGATGCTTGTGAAATCATTATTCGTGAACGTGCACCTGAAATTGAATTTGTTGCAACAACTGATCCAGAGGTTGCTTTCAAAGATGTCGATTTTGTAATGGCTCACATTCGTCAAGGTGGCCTGAAGATGCGTGAAATGGATGAAAAAATTCCAATGAAATATGACGTTGTTGGACAAGAAACATGTGGTCCTGGTGGGATCGCCTACGGTATGAGATCAATTACAGGTGTTGTTGAATTGATTGATTATATGGAGGAATATTCTCCCAATGCGTGGATGTTAAATTACTCCAATCCAGCCTCAATAGTTGCTGAAGCTACACGGGTAATGCGACCAAATGCCAAGATTATTAATATTTGTGATATGCCAGTTGCAATCAAGCAAGGCATGGCTGATATTGTTGGATTGAAGAGTGGAAACGATATTGTTGATCGCTACTATGGTCTAAATCATTATGGTTGGTGGACAGAGATTCTTGATAAAGATGGCAATGATTTAATGCCTAAATTGAAAGAACATGTTAAGGAGTATGGTTATGGTCCAGATACCTCAGGAAACGATAATCCATTGTTGATGGAACAAAGCTGGATGGATACGTTCACTAAGGCAAAAGATATTTATGCGGTTGATCCAGATACATTACCAAATACATATCTTAAGTATTACCTATATCCAGACTATGTTGTAAAGCACACTGATCCAAATCATACTAGAGCTAATGAAGTTATGGAAAACCGTGAAAAAAATGTCTTTACAGAATGTAGAAATATTACATCTAAAGGAACTGCTGAAGATACAACATTGGAAGCCGGTGAACATGCTGAATTTATCGTTCAGCTTGCGGGAGCATTATCCTATAACACGCACGAGAGAATGTTATTAATTGTTGAAAATAATGGTGCAATTGCTAATATTGAAAATGATGCGATGGTTGAGGTTCCTTGTATTGTAAGTAAAAGAGGTTATGAACCATTAGCAATGGGTAAGATTCCAACATTCCAAAAGGGAATGATTGAACAACAAGTCTCAGTTGAAAAATTGGTCGTCCAAGCTTACATGGAAAAATCATATCAAAAATTGTGGAAAGCTTTGACTTTGTCGGCAACAGTTCCAAGTGCAGGTGTTGCTAAATTGATTCTTGATGATTTACAAGAAGCAAACAAGGAATATTGGCCAGAATTAAGTTAG
- a CDS encoding MurR/RpiR family transcriptional regulator: MKLEEIIDTHYDEFSTTEKGMCSYILKNREKVSSMGILDFARESLSSKSSVIRFCQKIGFTGYTEMRNFIKWDDGDIQENANYSFFGQVKSDTEMLIGSLDSTKWIPIYKSILKANRVMMIATGVTQQNQALELQRMLMLSGKDSGLIPGNKHSSEFQRMIETLNENDFLIILSLSGENKNLEEVVQKIKQRQSKTLSITNYHSNWLSQNCDFNLYSRSSRSPNTEDWWLRTTSTFFVLIEAFVFGYNDFLKYSE; encoded by the coding sequence ATGAAATTAGAAGAAATAATTGATACACATTATGATGAATTCAGTACGACCGAAAAAGGGATGTGCAGTTATATTCTAAAGAACCGTGAGAAGGTTTCTTCTATGGGAATTCTGGATTTTGCTAGAGAAAGTTTATCATCGAAATCTTCAGTGATAAGATTTTGCCAGAAAATTGGGTTCACTGGATATACTGAAATGCGAAACTTTATTAAATGGGATGATGGCGATATTCAGGAAAATGCTAATTATAGTTTTTTTGGACAAGTTAAATCTGATACCGAGATGTTGATTGGATCTTTAGATAGTACTAAGTGGATTCCTATTTATAAATCAATACTCAAAGCCAATCGGGTAATGATGATTGCTACTGGAGTGACACAACAGAACCAGGCTTTGGAGTTACAACGCATGCTAATGTTAAGTGGGAAGGATTCGGGATTAATACCGGGAAATAAACATTCTTCAGAATTTCAACGGATGATAGAAACTTTGAATGAAAATGACTTTTTGATAATCTTGTCTCTTTCCGGTGAAAATAAAAACTTAGAAGAGGTTGTCCAAAAGATTAAACAAAGACAGAGTAAAACTCTTTCTATAACCAATTATCATAGCAACTGGCTTTCTCAGAACTGCGATTTTAATTTATATTCCAGAAGCTCAAGAAGTCCTAATACAGAAGATTGGTGGTTAAGGACCACTTCAACATTTTTTGTATTGATAGAAGCATTTGTTTTTGGATACAATGACTTTTTGAAATACTCAGAATAG
- a CDS encoding NFACT RNA binding domain-containing protein codes for MSTEQESTATEVIEAMAWQIDHTKKQITSLKKAIKKVGDAKILQVKGTLLKTYVNQIDEQKGYVVLPDYSHSDKDITIYLDTDKSVMENAEEYFHQYHRDKRGLETIKNNLSKAETALQQELQRQHSFDAEDTEQAKLVKQQLIDEDAIKTKVLHSSKAPEPAHPRRFYTTDNVLVEVGKNSVQNDHLTLTAKKDYYWMHVSELAGSHVVVHSVNPSEQTLLEAASLAAYYSKGRGLKQVPVDVLKVRQLHKPKGAKPGLVLFTGKADTLTVYPDGEMAEKLAEKNS; via the coding sequence ATGTCAACTGAACAAGAATCTACTGCTACTGAAGTTATTGAAGCTATGGCCTGGCAAATTGACCACACGAAAAAACAAATTACTTCACTGAAAAAAGCAATCAAAAAAGTCGGTGATGCCAAAATTTTACAAGTTAAAGGCACCCTACTAAAAACTTACGTCAATCAAATTGATGAACAAAAAGGCTATGTGGTTTTACCAGATTACAGCCATTCTGATAAAGACATCACGATTTATTTAGATACCGACAAATCAGTCATGGAAAACGCTGAAGAATATTTCCACCAATATCACCGTGATAAACGTGGACTTGAGACAATCAAGAACAATTTATCCAAAGCTGAAACGGCGTTACAACAAGAATTACAACGTCAGCACTCATTTGATGCCGAAGACACCGAACAAGCTAAATTAGTTAAGCAACAATTAATTGATGAAGATGCTATCAAAACTAAAGTTCTACATTCATCAAAGGCACCTGAGCCAGCTCACCCTCGCCGCTTCTATACGACCGACAACGTTCTAGTTGAAGTTGGTAAAAACAGCGTTCAAAACGACCATCTAACACTCACTGCCAAAAAAGATTATTACTGGATGCATGTCAGTGAATTAGCTGGATCACACGTGGTCGTTCACAGCGTTAACCCAAGTGAACAGACACTGCTTGAGGCGGCTAGTTTAGCTGCTTATTACAGTAAGGGCCGCGGTTTGAAACAAGTCCCAGTTGATGTTTTGAAAGTTCGTCAGTTACATAAACCAAAGGGTGCTAAACCAGGATTAGTTTTATTTACCGGTAAAGCAGATACGCTGACTGTTTATCCTGACGGTGAAATGGCTGAGAAATTGGCCGAAAAAAATAGTTAA